The following coding sequences lie in one Desulfonatronum thiodismutans genomic window:
- the rpsD gene encoding 30S ribosomal protein S4: MARYTEAKCRLCRREGAKLFLKGDRCFTDKCAYERRSYAPGEHGRARKKFSDYALQLREKQKLRRTFGILERPFRNYFFKADKQRGVTGTNLLVLLETRLDNVIYRMGYANSRDQARQLIRHGHFTLNGHKVNIPSLRMRIGDEIVVKEASRKIPVIQEAQQVIARRGTPAWLEVDGTQHKGKLVAVPTREDISFQINEQLIVELYSK, encoded by the coding sequence TTGGCCAGATATACTGAAGCAAAATGCCGATTGTGTCGTCGGGAAGGCGCAAAGCTTTTTTTGAAAGGTGATCGCTGTTTCACAGACAAATGTGCCTATGAGCGGCGTTCATACGCACCCGGGGAACATGGTCGCGCACGCAAGAAGTTTAGTGACTATGCATTGCAGTTGCGGGAAAAGCAGAAGTTACGCCGTACTTTCGGAATTCTCGAGCGTCCTTTCCGGAATTATTTTTTCAAGGCCGACAAACAGCGGGGAGTAACTGGAACCAACTTGTTGGTATTGTTGGAAACACGCTTGGATAACGTCATCTATCGCATGGGATACGCAAACTCTCGCGACCAGGCTAGACAGCTGATCCGTCATGGTCATTTCACGCTGAACGGCCATAAAGTGAACATCCCCTCCTTACGAATGCGCATTGGAGACGAGATCGTTGTCAAAGAGGCGAGTCGCAAGATTCCCGTGATTCAGGAAGCCCAGCAGGTCATCGCTCGTCGCGGAACTCCCGCTTGGTTGGAAGTCGACGGCACTCAGCACAAAGGCAAACTCGTCGCTGTTCCGACTCGCGAAGATATATCTTTTCAGATCAACGAACAGCTCATCGTTGAGTTGTATTCAAAATAA
- the rpsK gene encoding 30S ribosomal protein S11: MARPARKAGKRKEKKNIPVGVAHIQASFNNTIISFTDQRGNVVSWASSGMAGFKGSRKSTPFAAQLAAESAARKAQEQGMRTVGVLVKGPGSGREAAMRAINKVGFQVTYIRDITPIPHNGCRPPKRRRV, from the coding sequence ATGGCAAGACCTGCTCGTAAAGCCGGCAAGCGGAAAGAGAAGAAGAATATTCCAGTGGGAGTCGCTCACATCCAGGCCAGCTTTAACAACACCATCATTTCCTTTACCGACCAGAGAGGAAACGTCGTCAGCTGGGCCAGTTCCGGAATGGCCGGCTTCAAGGGATCACGTAAAAGCACCCCCTTTGCCGCGCAATTGGCTGCGGAATCCGCCGCTCGCAAAGCGCAGGAACAAGGCATGCGTACTGTCGGCGTTTTGGTCAAAGGGCCGGGTTCCGGCCGAGAAGCCGCCATGCGGGCCATTAACAAGGTCGGCTTTCAGGTGACCTATATCCGTGACATCACGCCGATTCCGCACAATGGTTGCCGTCCGCCCAAACGCAGAAGAGTCTAA
- the rpsM gene encoding 30S ribosomal protein S13, translating to MARIAGVDLPKNKRMDIALTYIYGIGRATALKVLDATSIAWTKKTDDLSADEINDIRKEIESTYKVEGDLRRDVTSNIKRLMDIGCYRGLRHRKGLPVRGQSTHANARTRKGPRRSIVGKRKK from the coding sequence GTGGCACGAATCGCTGGGGTTGATTTGCCCAAGAACAAGCGAATGGATATCGCTCTGACCTATATCTACGGAATTGGTCGAGCGACTGCTTTGAAGGTCCTGGATGCGACGAGCATCGCTTGGACGAAAAAGACCGACGACTTGAGCGCGGACGAGATCAACGACATTCGTAAGGAAATTGAATCGACCTATAAAGTCGAAGGTGATCTGCGTCGTGACGTGACCAGCAACATAAAGCGTCTGATGGACATTGGTTGCTACAGAGGTTTGCGGCACCGAAAAGGCTTACCGGTACGCGGCCAGAGTACTCACGCCAACGCTCGAACGCGCAAGGGGCCACGACGGTCCATCGTCGGGAAGCGGAAAAAGTAG
- the rpmJ gene encoding 50S ribosomal protein L36 — protein MKVKPSVKKVCDKCQIIRRNGILRVICENPRHKQRQG, from the coding sequence ATGAAAGTCAAACCGTCCGTGAAGAAAGTTTGCGACAAGTGTCAAATCATTCGCCGCAATGGAATTTTACGGGTTATTTGCGAAAACCCCCGTCACAAGCAACGTCAAGGATAA